The following coding sequences are from one Pseudomonadota bacterium window:
- a CDS encoding HlyD family secretion protein — protein sequence LEVRAPFDGQIATRAAEPGEVVAVGTALVTMLDMNALYLRAFIPEGDIGRVKVGQAARVFLDSDPRKPLEASVMRIDPKLSFTPENTYFRNERVKQVMGVKLRILDDGGGAKPGMPADGEVLTDGAWPSREPWR from the coding sequence GCTCGAGGTGAGGGCCCCCTTTGACGGTCAGATCGCGACCCGCGCCGCCGAGCCTGGCGAGGTGGTGGCGGTGGGAACGGCGCTGGTCACGATGCTCGACATGAACGCCCTCTATCTGCGGGCGTTCATCCCAGAGGGTGACATCGGGCGTGTGAAGGTGGGGCAGGCGGCGCGGGTCTTCCTCGACTCCGATCCGCGCAAGCCTCTCGAGGCCTCCGTCATGCGCATCGATCCCAAGCTCTCGTTCACGCCGGAGAACACGTATTTCCGGAACGAGCGCGTCAAGCAGGTCATGGGCGTCAAGCTGCGCATCCTCGATGACGGCGGTGGGGCCAAGCCCGGGATGCCAGCAGACGGGGAGGTCTTGACCGATGGGGCCTGGCCTTCCCGCGAGCCCTGGCGATGA
- a CDS encoding ABC transporter ATP-binding protein — MGPGLPASPGDDGPAMRVIQVRGLTRAYGDVQAVRGIDLDVFAGEIFGLIGPDGAGKTSTFHVLSGIMDASGGDVEVLGRSPRQSRHEVGYLTQAFSLYLDLSVWENLVYIGRMRGLGDTDIELRGRRYLSLFDMDRFRMRLAGRLSGGMKQKLALACALVAEPRLLLLDEPTTGVDPVSRREFWDTLTHLSDSGVTVVVATPYLDEAERCGRVAFMHEGRIRECGTPRGLRASMGLRRLEVRTADLRRAEHVLGGIDSLEDVQRFGDRLDVMVGDAADGEAAVKQALGASTEVLVSEPTLENVFVATLRGLAEATVDAVDSPPPAASSFPALPGVSGGAIWAECLSKQFGAFEAVRGVDLEVRPGEIYGLLGANGAGKTTVIKMLCGLLDPTSGHVGLAGARDAAVRDSAVRQRVGYMSQRFSLYDDLTIAENLEFFGGVYGLDAASARMKAGWVLEFSGLTGREGLMTGSLPGGWKQRVAFGAAIMHEPAVLFLDEPTSGVDPVARRHFWRIINQLADRGTAILVTTHYLEEAEQCNRLGMMVAGALVAQGTPSALKAAQPGHLVSLVTDVPQRACEVLRADRERWRVSLFGDRLHVIDDESPDLLIRRVSEQLERAGISVLCASRESLSLEDVFIAIVERSNLDGRRVEDA; from the coding sequence ATGGGGCCTGGCCTTCCCGCGAGCCCTGGCGATGACGGCCCTGCCATGCGCGTGATACAGGTTCGCGGTCTCACCCGGGCCTATGGCGACGTGCAGGCGGTGCGCGGCATCGATCTCGACGTTTTCGCCGGTGAGATCTTCGGGCTCATCGGACCGGACGGTGCGGGCAAGACCTCTACCTTCCATGTGCTGAGCGGCATCATGGATGCCTCTGGCGGGGACGTCGAGGTGCTCGGGAGGTCTCCCCGGCAGTCGCGTCACGAGGTGGGCTACCTTACGCAGGCGTTCAGCCTCTACCTCGATCTGAGTGTGTGGGAGAACCTGGTCTACATCGGGCGCATGCGTGGTCTCGGCGACACCGACATCGAGCTGCGCGGGCGTCGGTATCTCTCGCTGTTCGACATGGACCGCTTCCGGATGCGCCTGGCTGGCCGCCTTTCCGGTGGGATGAAGCAGAAGCTGGCCCTCGCGTGCGCGCTGGTGGCCGAACCGCGCCTGCTGCTTCTCGACGAGCCCACCACCGGCGTCGACCCTGTGTCTCGCAGAGAGTTCTGGGACACCCTGACCCACCTCTCCGACAGCGGTGTCACCGTGGTTGTTGCGACCCCGTATCTCGATGAGGCCGAACGCTGCGGCAGGGTGGCGTTCATGCACGAAGGGCGCATCCGGGAGTGCGGAACGCCTCGCGGGCTGCGTGCGTCGATGGGGCTGCGGCGCCTCGAGGTGCGAACCGCTGATCTGCGCCGGGCCGAACATGTGCTGGGGGGCATCGACAGTCTCGAAGATGTGCAGCGATTCGGCGATCGACTCGATGTCATGGTGGGTGACGCCGCAGACGGTGAAGCAGCGGTGAAACAGGCTCTGGGCGCTTCCACCGAGGTTCTGGTCTCCGAGCCCACCCTCGAGAACGTGTTCGTCGCAACATTGCGCGGGCTTGCCGAAGCGACGGTCGATGCCGTCGACAGCCCGCCCCCTGCAGCGTCTTCGTTCCCGGCTTTGCCCGGGGTCTCGGGGGGCGCGATATGGGCGGAGTGCCTGAGCAAGCAGTTCGGGGCGTTCGAGGCGGTGAGAGGGGTCGACCTCGAGGTGCGGCCGGGTGAGATCTATGGTCTTCTCGGCGCAAACGGTGCGGGCAAGACCACGGTGATCAAGATGCTGTGCGGCCTCCTCGACCCCACCTCTGGCCACGTGGGCCTGGCCGGCGCCCGCGACGCGGCGGTTCGCGACAGCGCGGTGCGTCAGCGGGTGGGCTACATGTCGCAGCGCTTCTCGCTCTACGACGACCTCACCATTGCGGAGAACCTCGAGTTCTTCGGGGGGGTCTACGGTCTCGACGCGGCGAGCGCGCGGATGAAGGCGGGGTGGGTGCTCGAGTTCAGCGGACTCACAGGACGAGAGGGCCTGATGACGGGCAGCCTGCCCGGCGGATGGAAGCAGCGGGTGGCTTTTGGTGCCGCCATCATGCACGAGCCGGCGGTGCTCTTCCTCGACGAGCCCACGTCGGGCGTCGATCCGGTCGCGCGACGCCATTTCTGGCGAATCATCAACCAGCTGGCCGACCGGGGCACGGCGATTCTCGTCACGACCCACTATCTCGAAGAGGCCGAGCAGTGCAACCGCCTGGGCATGATGGTGGCCGGCGCGCTCGTCGCCCAGGGCACGCCGTCAGCGCTCAAAGCGGCCCAGCCCGGTCATCTCGTGAGCCTCGTGACCGATGTCCCCCAGCGCGCCTGCGAGGTGCTTCGCGCAGACCGCGAGCGCTGGCGGGTCTCGCTCTTCGGCGATCGCCTGCACGTGATTGACGATGAATCGCCAGATCTGCTCATCCGGCGGGTCTCGGAACAGCTCGAGCGCGCCGGGATATCGGTCTTGTGCGCTTCGCGGGAGTCTCTCTCCCTCGAGGACGTCTTCATTGCCATCGTCGAGCGATCGAATCTCGATGGAAGGCGGGTGGAGGACGCGTGA